A portion of the Flavobacterium limnophilum genome contains these proteins:
- a CDS encoding ammonium transporter has product MRKIILSVILITILVLSVFSIYLFPESTALGEHVVALKLDTGDTAWMLAATGLVLLMTPGLGFFYGGMVGKKNVISTVLQSFMAMVIVTVLWVVVGFGLCFGPSVGGFIGDPSSNMFFNGVNATTAWELAPTIPFILFALFQAKFAIITPALITGAFAERVRFWAYLLFMVLFILFIYAPLCHMTWHPDGLFFGWGVLDFAGGTVVHMSAGWAALAGAIFLGKRKVQKANPARITYVLLGTGLLWFGWFGFNAGSAVGAGSLAAQALGTTTVAAAAAAMGWVFLDKILGHKLSAMGACIGAVVGLVAITPAAGFVTMPSALAIGFIASIISNLVVSKFPKGKIDDALDVFACHGVGGMVGMLLTGVFASTSVNSIVGDNQGLIYGDATLFLIQLKALVLVSIFAFTASYALFFIVNKITPLRVSEEKEELGLDISQHGEYL; this is encoded by the coding sequence ATGCGAAAGATTATTTTAAGTGTGATTCTAATCACAATTCTGGTATTATCCGTTTTTTCAATTTATTTATTTCCGGAAAGCACAGCATTAGGAGAACATGTAGTTGCCCTAAAATTAGATACTGGAGACACCGCTTGGATGTTGGCTGCCACGGGTCTTGTATTGTTGATGACACCGGGACTAGGATTCTTTTATGGCGGAATGGTAGGCAAAAAAAATGTAATCAGTACGGTATTACAAAGCTTTATGGCTATGGTTATAGTAACTGTATTATGGGTTGTAGTTGGATTTGGATTGTGTTTTGGACCTTCAGTGGGAGGTTTCATCGGTGACCCTTCTTCTAACATGTTTTTTAATGGAGTAAATGCTACCACGGCTTGGGAATTGGCTCCAACAATTCCATTCATTTTGTTTGCCTTGTTTCAAGCAAAATTTGCCATCATCACGCCTGCCTTGATAACAGGTGCTTTCGCTGAACGCGTTCGTTTTTGGGCTTACTTGTTGTTTATGGTATTGTTCATATTGTTTATATACGCTCCATTGTGTCACATGACATGGCATCCTGATGGATTGTTCTTCGGATGGGGAGTATTGGATTTTGCCGGTGGAACCGTAGTACACATGAGTGCTGGATGGGCTGCTCTAGCTGGAGCCATATTCCTAGGAAAAAGAAAAGTACAAAAAGCAAACCCTGCCCGTATTACTTATGTGTTGTTGGGAACCGGTTTGTTATGGTTCGGTTGGTTTGGTTTCAATGCAGGATCTGCTGTTGGAGCTGGAAGCCTTGCCGCACAAGCTTTGGGAACTACAACCGTGGCTGCTGCCGCTGCTGCAATGGGATGGGTATTCTTGGATAAAATTCTTGGACACAAACTTTCTGCCATGGGAGCTTGTATCGGTGCCGTAGTAGGATTGGTTGCCATTACTCCTGCTGCAGGTTTTGTGACAATGCCTTCTGCACTTGCCATTGGTTTCATTGCCAGTATCATCAGTAACCTTGTAGTGAGCAAATTCCCTAAAGGAAAAATTGACGATGCTTTGGATGTATTTGCTTGTCACGGTGTTGGAGGTATGGTAGGTATGCTTTTGACAGGTGTATTTGCTTCAACTTCTGTAAACTCTATTGTAGGTGACAACCAAGGTTTAATCTATGGTGACGCTACTTTGTTCTTGATTCAATTGAAAGCATTGGTTCTTGTTTCCATCTTTGCCTTCACTGCTTCTTATGCTTTGTTCTTTATCGTGAACAAAATCACTCCACTTAGAGTTTCTGAAGAAAAAGAAGAATTAGGATTGGATATTTCTCAACACGGAGAATACCTATAA
- a CDS encoding DUF2357 domain-containing protein, with the protein MQVLKVEHDDFELVIECNNLFSAFNKAKQKQIQILSSTSYYASEGVISILNLESKILELLITTKTHPLIFENKEYFVGITFKNKGLIKSPSIYSKLKDVEDKFFYREELGFLAGTINYGNDLGKSTIIVRYSKESKQKEVVLNFEVFPTKLDYRSDYDKIVADIENEYPYLVLDFLKKTYASFKSGNSPNTDLIWWQVFGGIYNDFIEASKFILNKPHSRIINQTKYVKADKIIKWNPLLEEEFVQFKHLPNKNYRIENKTISTDTSENQFFKYVVFKTLKRFVKVKTYIEHRFKNAITTSFKDEMKSIEKQMETIAINPLFKTIGEFKGIRQESLVLQKATGYSSIYKSWVMLNSGLKLFDGIQKIELKNIAELYQIWCFLEIKNVLQNLLGKENPDEIELAEIQVDDFVFKIERGVKSRVLFIQKNGEQIELFHDFSYDTKSSQEVKSFTVNQRPDIVLRITKNDLKENYVLTYLYDAKYRLASDEREGAPDLPPDDAINQMHRYRDAIYYVNKNRIKPEKEVIGAYVLFPGSGELLSIKSLAYQKSIEEVNIGAFPLRPNDYENKTLLEEHLKNILGLDTESVLNEVSPQKENIYESSNPEVLIGIVNKGKQSIYFETENNIIYHTGKVKPSKLKDEDSGYVKIKSEIKYFAPYYSGRGIKEYYEILDFRIIPRNEIFHKRHSLNKIDDKSDRLVIKLGKKFVINDNKYFTCSIMVYRYTKLSHIRNPKDNKIEVLKVG; encoded by the coding sequence ATGCAAGTTTTAAAAGTTGAACACGATGATTTTGAATTGGTTATTGAATGTAATAACCTGTTTTCAGCATTTAATAAAGCCAAGCAAAAGCAGATTCAAATATTATCTTCGACATCTTATTACGCTAGTGAAGGAGTCATTTCTATATTAAATTTAGAATCAAAAATACTTGAACTTTTAATAACCACAAAAACTCACCCTTTAATTTTTGAAAATAAAGAATATTTTGTTGGAATTACTTTCAAGAATAAAGGACTTATTAAGTCTCCTTCTATATATTCAAAACTAAAAGATGTAGAAGATAAATTCTTTTATCGCGAAGAGTTGGGTTTCTTGGCAGGTACAATTAATTACGGAAATGATTTAGGAAAGAGTACTATTATTGTCCGATATTCTAAAGAGAGCAAGCAAAAGGAGGTTGTCCTCAATTTTGAAGTCTTTCCAACAAAATTGGATTATAGAAGTGATTACGATAAAATAGTTGCTGATATTGAGAACGAGTATCCTTATCTCGTTTTAGATTTTCTAAAAAAGACTTATGCTTCCTTTAAATCAGGAAATTCGCCGAACACTGATTTAATATGGTGGCAAGTTTTTGGGGGGATTTATAATGATTTTATTGAAGCATCGAAGTTCATTTTAAACAAACCGCATAGTAGAATAATCAATCAAACAAAATATGTTAAAGCGGATAAAATCATTAAATGGAATCCTTTATTAGAGGAAGAATTTGTTCAATTTAAACATTTACCGAATAAAAATTATCGAATTGAAAATAAAACCATAAGCACTGATACGTCTGAAAATCAATTTTTCAAGTATGTCGTTTTTAAAACTTTAAAACGATTTGTAAAGGTTAAAACATATATAGAGCATAGGTTCAAGAATGCCATCACCACTTCTTTTAAAGATGAAATGAAATCCATTGAAAAGCAAATGGAAACAATAGCTATTAATCCATTATTTAAAACGATTGGAGAATTTAAAGGAATAAGACAAGAATCATTAGTCTTACAAAAAGCAACGGGATATAGTAGCATTTATAAATCTTGGGTTATGCTAAACAGCGGACTCAAACTATTTGATGGTATTCAAAAAATTGAATTAAAGAACATTGCTGAGTTGTATCAAATTTGGTGTTTTCTCGAAATAAAAAATGTTTTACAAAATTTACTTGGTAAAGAAAATCCAGATGAAATTGAATTAGCCGAAATTCAAGTTGATGATTTTGTTTTTAAAATTGAAAGAGGAGTTAAATCAAGAGTATTATTTATTCAAAAGAATGGTGAACAAATTGAGTTGTTTCATGATTTTTCATACGATACAAAGTCAAGTCAAGAAGTTAAATCTTTTACGGTAAATCAAAGACCAGATATTGTTCTTCGAATAACAAAGAATGATTTAAAAGAAAATTATGTTTTAACTTACTTGTATGATGCCAAGTATCGATTAGCTTCTGATGAAAGAGAGGGAGCTCCTGATTTACCTCCAGATGATGCTATAAATCAAATGCACCGTTATCGAGATGCAATTTATTATGTAAATAAAAATAGAATAAAGCCCGAAAAAGAAGTGATTGGGGCTTATGTACTTTTTCCAGGATCAGGTGAATTGTTATCGATAAAAAGTTTGGCTTACCAAAAATCTATTGAAGAAGTTAATATTGGAGCTTTTCCACTTCGCCCTAATGATTATGAAAACAAAACACTTCTTGAAGAACATTTAAAAAATATTTTAGGTCTAGATACCGAATCTGTTTTAAATGAGGTTTCTCCACAAAAAGAGAATATTTATGAATCTTCTAACCCTGAAGTTTTGATTGGTATTGTCAATAAAGGAAAACAATCAATTTATTTTGAAACTGAAAACAATATTATTTATCATACAGGAAAAGTGAAACCTTCTAAATTAAAAGACGAAGACTCTGGTTATGTAAAGATAAAATCAGAAATCAAATATTTTGCGCCCTATTATTCAGGTAGAGGAATTAAAGAATATTATGAAATTTTAGATTTTAGGATAATTCCTCGGAATGAAATTTTTCATAAAAGACATTCTTTGAATAAAATTGACGATAAATCTGATAGGTTAGTGATTAAATTAGGAAAGAAATTTGTCATAAATGATAATAAATATTTTACTTGTTCTATAATGGTTTACAGATACACAAAATTAAGTCATATTCGTAATCCAAAAGATAATAAGATTGAAGTTTTAAAAGTAGGTTGA